The proteins below come from a single Pandoraea apista genomic window:
- the gshB gene encoding glutathione synthase, protein MQILFIADPLDQFKTYKDTTFSMMREAARRGHRIFACEPHEMAWYGAKVDARVKEIRLTGDAQAWYEVAEIRVAALTEFDAVLMRKDPPFDMEYINATWLLEIAERAGARVFNKPSAIRDHSEKLAIAEFSQFVVPTLVTRDAARLRAFHAEHGDVIYKPLDGMGGTGVFRIGPDGRNLGSVVEMLGENGAASVMAQRFIPEIKAGDKRVLVIGGKVVPHSLARIPQGNEVRGNLAAGGVGEARDLSARDRQIAEALAPILWQRGLLLVGLDIIGDYLTEVNVTSPTCFQEITDQTGFDVPKMFIDALELAV, encoded by the coding sequence ATGCAGATTCTCTTTATCGCCGACCCGCTCGACCAGTTCAAGACCTACAAGGACACTACGTTCTCGATGATGCGCGAGGCAGCGCGTCGCGGGCACCGCATCTTCGCGTGCGAGCCGCACGAGATGGCGTGGTATGGCGCAAAGGTCGATGCGCGCGTGAAGGAAATTCGCCTGACGGGCGATGCGCAGGCGTGGTACGAGGTTGCCGAGATCCGCGTGGCGGCGCTCACGGAGTTCGATGCCGTGCTCATGCGCAAAGACCCGCCGTTCGACATGGAGTACATCAACGCCACGTGGCTGCTCGAAATAGCCGAGCGTGCCGGGGCCCGAGTCTTCAATAAGCCGAGCGCGATTCGGGACCACTCCGAAAAGCTCGCCATCGCCGAGTTTTCCCAGTTTGTGGTCCCGACGCTGGTGACGCGCGACGCGGCGCGACTGCGCGCCTTTCACGCGGAACATGGCGACGTGATTTACAAGCCGCTCGACGGCATGGGGGGCACGGGTGTGTTCCGCATTGGTCCGGACGGCCGCAACCTCGGCTCGGTGGTTGAGATGCTTGGCGAAAACGGCGCAGCGTCGGTGATGGCCCAGCGCTTTATTCCCGAAATCAAGGCGGGCGACAAGCGAGTGCTCGTCATTGGCGGCAAGGTCGTACCGCATTCGCTGGCGCGTATCCCGCAAGGTAACGAAGTACGCGGCAATCTCGCGGCCGGCGGCGTGGGAGAAGCACGCGATCTTTCGGCGCGAGATCGTCAGATTGCCGAAGCGCTGGCGCCGATCCTCTGGCAACGTGGTCTGCTGCTCGTGGGGCTCGACATCATTGGCGATTACCTCACGGAAGTAAACGTCACGAGTCCGACTTGCTTCCAGGAAATCACGGACCAAACCGGTTTCGACGTGCCGAAGATGTTCATCGACGCGCTGGAGCTGGCCGTCTGA
- a CDS encoding HPr family phosphocarrier protein produces MLRQETTIVNKLGLHARASAKLTQLAAKFQSEVWLTRNGRRINAKSIMGVMMLAAGIGSKVEVETEGTDEQQAMDEILALIANKFGEGE; encoded by the coding sequence ATGCTTCGACAAGAAACGACGATCGTAAATAAATTGGGCTTGCATGCCCGGGCATCTGCAAAGCTGACGCAACTGGCGGCGAAATTTCAGAGTGAGGTCTGGCTGACCCGGAATGGTCGGCGCATCAACGCGAAAAGCATCATGGGCGTTATGATGCTGGCCGCCGGGATCGGCTCCAAGGTCGAAGTGGAGACCGAGGGCACCGACGAGCAACAAGCCATGGATGAGATCCTGGCCCTCATCGCGAATAAGTTCGGCGAAGGGGAATAA
- a CDS encoding helix-turn-helix transcriptional regulator has translation MQGDVRTCLRQIHQLPVPMLGYLPLWLETLRVWLSADGVAALWCHAPDDPEAATDGTCWYAPQAPMSACERLAASGWTMPPVTELQCALSHGELLRGHARRSRGCPGALPTMFRRPLELDRCLPDGDLLDVCLLPVTSTRGAAGEGGERADFSAAAPVDVLRLLVSRRRSRPRFSAREVTAFETAAAEFTTAPGRPAFPALTAMTPPVPNLWPSASGAIGDDVAGTLIWHQRQPEWADPAALALMHRVWRPTAGRAWPDACVVVQACQALADALTRHGSNAISSGVQVQRAVEVPGGTLHLHATHLCGMGGRATERVRIALHLSVPPTVRLLQRLWETALTPVQREIAMRLLAGQSRSQTREACAIGVQTLKTHLSLMRARLDPVRDASLLLGLGGPGATGNTNGA, from the coding sequence ATGCAGGGGGATGTGCGCACATGTCTTCGTCAAATCCATCAATTGCCGGTGCCGATGCTCGGCTACCTGCCGCTGTGGCTGGAGACGCTGCGAGTCTGGCTGTCGGCAGACGGCGTGGCGGCGCTATGGTGCCACGCGCCCGACGATCCGGAGGCCGCCACTGACGGCACCTGCTGGTACGCACCGCAAGCCCCTATGTCGGCCTGCGAACGGCTCGCGGCCAGTGGTTGGACCATGCCGCCGGTGACGGAGCTGCAATGCGCCCTCTCGCACGGTGAGCTGTTGCGCGGCCACGCGCGGCGCTCGAGAGGTTGTCCGGGGGCGCTGCCCACAATGTTTCGCCGCCCACTTGAACTGGATCGGTGCCTTCCCGACGGCGACCTGCTCGACGTCTGCCTGCTGCCTGTCACGAGCACGAGGGGGGCGGCGGGTGAGGGGGGCGAGCGAGCCGACTTCTCGGCGGCGGCACCTGTCGACGTGTTGCGCCTGCTGGTATCGCGCCGCCGGTCGCGTCCGCGCTTCAGTGCGCGTGAAGTCACCGCGTTCGAGACGGCTGCCGCAGAATTCACCACGGCCCCCGGCCGTCCCGCCTTTCCCGCACTGACAGCCATGACGCCACCTGTACCCAATCTGTGGCCGTCGGCGTCGGGCGCCATCGGCGACGACGTGGCAGGCACGCTCATCTGGCACCAGCGCCAGCCGGAGTGGGCAGATCCCGCCGCGCTGGCGCTCATGCACCGCGTCTGGCGGCCCACGGCAGGGCGCGCGTGGCCCGACGCATGCGTCGTCGTGCAGGCGTGTCAGGCGCTCGCCGATGCGTTGACGCGTCACGGGTCGAACGCCATTTCATCGGGGGTACAGGTCCAAAGGGCAGTGGAGGTGCCCGGTGGTACGCTGCATCTGCACGCAACGCATTTGTGCGGGATGGGCGGCCGGGCGACCGAGCGCGTGCGCATTGCCCTGCACTTGTCCGTGCCTCCCACCGTTCGGTTGTTGCAACGGCTTTGGGAGACTGCGCTTACCCCCGTTCAGCGCGAGATTGCGATGCGCTTGCTGGCCGGTCAGTCGCGTTCGCAGACACGGGAGGCGTGCGCCATTGGCGTGCAGACGCTCAAGACACATCTGTCGCTCATGCGCGCCCGTCTCGACCCCGTGCGCGATGCCTCATTGCTTCTCGGACTTGGGGGCCCGGGGGCGACGGGAAACACCAACGGGGCGTGA
- a CDS encoding PTS sugar transporter subunit IIA — protein MAGILIIAHAPLASALRECVSHIYGGCPSRIGAIDVVPDQDTAALVELARERLVQLHEENGVLVLTDLFGATPSNVAAQLVGPKVRVLAGVNLSMLIKAVCYRSVPLDTLAEKVLSGGSKGILEVGAGAPVTHTTSH, from the coding sequence ATGGCTGGAATTCTGATTATTGCCCACGCACCGCTCGCCTCCGCCCTTCGCGAGTGTGTGTCGCACATCTACGGCGGCTGTCCGTCGCGCATCGGCGCGATCGACGTCGTCCCCGACCAGGACACGGCGGCGCTTGTTGAGCTCGCCCGTGAACGCCTAGTGCAGTTGCACGAAGAAAACGGCGTGCTGGTCCTCACCGATTTGTTCGGTGCCACGCCGTCGAATGTCGCGGCGCAACTCGTCGGACCGAAAGTGCGCGTACTCGCCGGGGTGAACCTGTCGATGCTTATCAAGGCGGTGTGCTATCGCTCGGTGCCGCTCGATACCCTGGCGGAGAAGGTGCTTTCGGGCGGATCTAAAGGTATTCTCGAAGTCGGCGCGGGTGCGCCGGTCACACACACTACGTCACACTGA